One stretch of Punica granatum isolate Tunisia-2019 chromosome 5, ASM765513v2, whole genome shotgun sequence DNA includes these proteins:
- the LOC116208285 gene encoding plant-specific TFIIB-related protein PTF2, which translates to MMKSCKSCSSRALTHDDVTGSLLCADCGTIIQLETYEAQIGGITGPTGTYVRVGTSGTGSTLPYREKKIFEAQKMIDDFTFKLGLSTSKSDEVKDMIVRITEGEYGQGEWFPVLIGACACVAMRRDNQSLPVAHAASVIGCDVHELGRMITRIVDFLDLKKEKEFPIYNIVTAFDRAVREYSVFSRLSKDEIAKLHKQGLFLIQCAIKWFLTTGRRPLPVVVAVLVFVAELNEIQVKIDDVAREFHATVSTSKRRYKELLEALVEVSRALPWGKDVTVKNIIKNAPLVIQYMETKSMLKGKGRKSEGFDLEDVVSGCFIKGFEYEFDERNVAESESRYFEIEDRSRSGGLGVNDMKISYECLCLIYSKFLEEKGEVASAEDIGNGNQRKRMMGIDLYACSEWWKGKSDLSKKLMLEQILGKDVGMDPMPPSFVNGRRAVERRRERINAAKQRINRIMSSNCAGPPDALEFQSANASYARKRRRSKKEEVDWEDFIIETLLLHRVKEEEIEKGHYNTLLDLYVFNSGVV; encoded by the coding sequence ATGATGAAATCCTGCAAAAGCTGCAGCTCTCGAGCGCTAACACACGATGACGTCACTGGCAGCCTTCTCTGTGCCGATTGCGGCACCATCATCCAGCTTGAAACTTATGAGGCTCAGATTGGTGGCATCACTGGCCCCACTGGCACCTATGTCCGCGTTGGAACTTCAGGCACTGGATCCACCCTCCCTTACAGAGAGAAGAAGATATTTGAGGCTCAGAAGATGATCGACGATTTCACATTCAAGCTAGGGCTTTCCACTTCGAAATCGGATGAAGTAAAGGACATGATTGTTAGGATAACTGAGGGCGAATACGGACAGGGAGAATGGTTCCCTGTCCTGATTGGTGCTTGCGCCTGTGTAGCCATGAGGAGAGATAACCAGTCGCTCCCTGTAGCTCATGCTGCGTCAGTCATTGGCTGTGATGTTCATGAGCTAGGTAGAATGATAACTCGTATCGTAGATTTTCTTGAtttgaagaaggaaaaagagttccctatttataatattgtaaCAGCTTTTGACCGGGCAGTGAGAGAGTACTCGGTATTTAGTAGGCTTTCTAAGGATGAGATCGCGAAGTTGCACAAGCAAGGGTTGTTCCTGATTCAATGTGCGATAAAGTGGTTCCTTACCACTGGACGGAGGCCTCTCCCTGTGGTGGTGGCAGTGCTGGTCTTTGTTGCGGAGTTAAATGAAATTCAGGTAAAGATTGATGATGTAGCAAGGGAATTTCATGCTACTGTATCTACCTCAAAGCGGAGATATAAAGAGCTCCTGGAGGCCCTTGTGGAGGTCTCACGGGCCCTACCCTGGGGAAAGGATGTTACAGTCAAGAACATAATAAAGAATGCTCCATTGGTGATTCAGTACATGGAGACAAAGTCAATGTTGAAGGGGAAGGGTAGGAAGAGCGAGGGGtttgatttggaggatgtgGTTAGCGGGTGCTTTATAAAGGGTTTTGAGTACGAGTTTGATGAGAGGAATGTTGCAGAGAGTGAGTCTCGGTACTTTGAAATTGAAGATAGGAGCAGGAGTGGTGGGCTGGGTGTTAATGATATGAAAATTTCTTATGAATGTCTATGCTTGATTTACTCGAAGTTCTTGGAGGAGAAAGGAGAGGTTGCATCTGCTGAGGATATAGGAAATGGTAACCAGAGAAAGAGGATGATGGGTATTGATCTTTATGCTTGCAGCGAATGGTGGAAAGGAAAATCTGATTTAAGCAAAAAGCTTATGCTGGAGCAGATACTAGGAAAGGATGTGGGGATGGATCCAATGCCTCCATCATTTGTGAACGGGCGCAGGGCAGTtgagaggaggagagagagaataaatGCAGCTAAGCAGCGGATTAATCGGATCATGTCTTCGAATTGCGCTGGTCCACCAGATGCTCTTGAGTTTCAGTCTGCAAATGCTTCCTATGCTcggaagaggaggagaagtAAAAAAGAGGAGGTTGACTGGGAGGATTTTATTATTGAGACCCTTCTACTTCATCGGGTTAAAGAGGAGGAAATTGAGAAAGGCCATTACAATACTTTGTTGGACTTATATGTCTTCAATTCCGGTGTTGTGTAA